The window TAACTCGGATGAAACCCCTGCTTCGGCGGGCGAGCGAGCGCCCGATTCGACGATCCCCCCTAGATCATCGAGCGGCCGGTAACGAGGAGGTGACCGGCGCGTGGAAGCCTGGCTCCAGGTAGCGGCGATCGCGTTCGTCGCCCAGCTGAGCGTCCTGCCCGGCGAGAAGGTGCAGTTCATCATCGCCGGCCTGTCGACGCGGTTCCACCCGCTACTGGTCGTCTCCGCGGCGGGGACGGCCTTCGCCGGCTGGACGGCGCTGGAGATCATGTTCGGCCAGTACCTCCAGGAGGCGCTGTCGCCGTTCCTGCTCGACATGCTGACCGCGGGCCTGTTTCTGCTGTTCGCCGTCATGCTCTATCGGTCCGCACCGGCGGCCGACGAGTCGCCCGCGGAGACCGACGGCGGCATGCTGATGGCGGGCCCGGGCGAGCTGGACGTCCGCGTGCCCGTGGTGGACTGGAAGGTTCCCAACCGCCTCCGGGGCTTCCTGCCCATCTTCGCGATGATGGCCTTCGGCGAGTTCGGCGACAAGACCCAGCTTGTGACCATCGGGCTCGCAGCGCAGTACTCCGCTGGCACGGCCATCTGGGCCGGCGAGATGGCCGCGATCATCCCGGTCAGCCTCGCCAACGCCTACTTCTTCCACCGGTTCGCCGGCCGGTTCGACGTCCGGAAGGCCCACTACGCCGGCGCGGCGATGTTCGCCTTCTTCGGAGTCGACACGCTCCAGGCGAAGGTCACCGGCGTGTCCCTCTGGGAACGCGGCGTCGAGTTCGTCGGCGCGGCGGTCGGCGACGTTCTCGCGGTCCTCGTGTGAACAGGGGGTGGCGTCGTAGCGGCGTGACCGCTCGTGTGATTTAGGACGGGGGCGGTCGAACGCTCGCGCATGACCTGCATCGGCTTCCTGTCGGTCGCACCGGTCGTCG of the Halomicrobium salinisoli genome contains:
- a CDS encoding TMEM165/GDT1 family protein; the encoded protein is MEAWLQVAAIAFVAQLSVLPGEKVQFIIAGLSTRFHPLLVVSAAGTAFAGWTALEIMFGQYLQEALSPFLLDMLTAGLFLLFAVMLYRSAPAADESPAETDGGMLMAGPGELDVRVPVVDWKVPNRLRGFLPIFAMMAFGEFGDKTQLVTIGLAAQYSAGTAIWAGEMAAIIPVSLANAYFFHRFAGRFDVRKAHYAGAAMFAFFGVDTLQAKVTGVSLWERGVEFVGAAVGDVLAVLV